In Glycine max cultivar Williams 82 chromosome 10, Glycine_max_v4.0, whole genome shotgun sequence, the DNA window AAGTGTTATTAGGTTTTGCAAATCAATTTTACCCAGTATATCACACTTTCTAATGGAAAATCTGTGGTTAAAACTAATTTGTGCATGTATCCCAATAACATTTAAcagttcaaaatcaaatttgacaaattaaatactttttccGTGTCTCCTCCTTTGAGAGTCTCCAATTTGCATGTTGTGCGCGGCAACAAAATTCTGTTTATGGATTAGTATGGTTGGAAACATATTAGACatacataatttatcttttttttctctctgtaATTTCTTAATTGTTTTGACATCTGGGAAATTTTTTATCCTGgttagtgatattttttttcctaacccCTTTCTAGTCATGTAGTTTTTTTCTCGTCATGTTTTATGTGAAGTAAGTAATGAATCCATTGATTCTAGGAAGTGATTGCTGCTCAATATTTAGCATTCATTCAACAGAGAAAATTTCCAACCCTTATTTGGGGGAAAATTCATGCAAACAGATATAATGAGTGGCATTGTGACACAGTATTTGTTTTATCCTTACAAGTTGGTAGTGAATGCTAATAATTCAAACTTTGGCTTTGTAGGTAGTAAGACACATCAATTTTTATCAAGCAGTAGCAGGCTTTGAGTATTGCTGTCCCCTTCAGGAATTGGACTTGATAGGCCTTTGTCTGCATCCATGAGTGAATATGCAGTTGCTAGCTGGTTATTTGAGAGAGACTATCCTCATCCGGCTGTTGATTTAGGAGTAGCCAAAGCATTAGGTAGACATGTGGAGGTTAGTGAACGGCAACGAAAACGAAAACAATTTCCAGCTTCTATCACACACAGCTTTATCAATGGACAGCAGCATCAAAGTCCAAGAGCTTTAATTGAGGCATATGGTAGTGACAAAAGCCAACAAACTTCAAGCAGCAAGTCTTTGTTAGTTGAACCACTGGATATAAATGGTATAGACAACATGTCAACTTCATTGCAGAATACTGAAGAGGAGGAGTTTGATTGGGAAGATATGAGTCCAACCTTATTGTCTTCAACTATTGGTTTCTCCAGGGAAAGGCCTGTTGTTCCAGCTAATGCAACTTTGTCAGAGCAAGATGCCAGCAAGGGATGGGGTATTAGAGATGTACGTAATATAAAACCATATATGTGTTTTTAGTTTTCACCAACAGTTTAAACTTTAGTAgttcatgaaattttttatgtaatttgaaAGGAAATAAGACTTGCCAATACCTTGCCTACTAGAATTGTAAATTTATTTACTCTCTTTGCAGTTTCGTCATGCACCATTGGGTGAGGTACCTAGAttccaaaatcaaatcaattataGTCTAGGCTCTTCTCAACCTCATGATCCTTCGAAGATTTCTCTTCATCTGTCTAACTCATCACAACATAACTTTAATAATAGGGGGCGAGCAAGGAGTCTCACGATCCCTCCTGTTGATAACATTCGAAATACTGATATAAACCCATATCTGGTTCGACCTACATCTTTTGAAATAAGGCCTTCTACAAATTTGAATGTCACTCGACCTCCTACCTTAAATCCAATAACTCCATTGCAAAAACGTGTTAGGAATCAGTTTGAAGCTACACATACTAGTGACCCTATTGTGAACCATGTAAATAAATCTTCGTTTATGCCAGAACAGTCATTTGACCGTATTGAGAACAAGGATGCAAGTATTTCTAAGATACATCAGTTGCCTAATCAGCATCCCGGACTAATTTCATCCAACCAGCAAAATCACGGGCAAGCACCACAGCTGCAGTTTTTTCCATCTCAGGATCCAACGCCCTCTCAATTTAGTCCTGGGAGTTCATTGCAGCTACATGATGCTTCTATTAGTACAGCCATGTCAAATCCGTTACATGGTATACAATTCCCTTCACCAGTCCAAAGCTTTGCAAATAACCCTTTCATTAGATATACTAGTTTAATTAGTTCTCTAATGTCTCAAGGCGTGATCTCATTGGCTAACCAGCTGCCTGCACAGGTATCTAATATTAATATCTATCATaagttcatttcttttttatcctttgttgatttGATTGTTCCATATCAAGAGTTaattaagtatttgttttttagGATTCTATTGGAACTGAGTTTAATCCAGATATTCTGAAGGTTCGTCACGAGTCTCCAGCGAACGCCTTGTATCGTGATCTCCCTAGACAATGCAAAACTTGTGGGCTCCGATTCAGATGCCAAGAGAAACACAGTAGTCATATGGATTGGCATGTGACTAAGAATCGGATGTCTAAAAGCTGTAAGCAGAAGCCCTCTCGCAAGTGGTTTGCGAGTCTTAAGCTGTGGCTTAGTGGTGCAGAGGCATTGGGAACAGAATCAGTTCCACATTTTTTGGCAACAGAAAgcatagattatgaagaaaggAAAGATCATGAAGAGTTTGCAGTGCCAACAGAAGAGGACCAGAGTACATGTGCGTTATGTGGAGAGTCTTTTGATGAGTTTTACAGTGATGAAATGGAGGAATGGATGTATAGAGGAGCTGCATACCTCAATGCACCCGCTAGAAAAACATCAGCAGGCATGGATAGGTCACAGTTAGGCCCCATAATTCATGCTAAATGCAGATCAGACTCTAATCTGCAGTGTGCCAATGAAGAGGATACTCGAAGGAAACGAATGCGGAGTTGACAAAAGTTGACCAGTTTTGTGCATTGTAACTTGTGATTTTTCATTGTAATCTTGCAATACCATGGCCGTTCTGCCAAAGTCATGTACATGCATAGTTGGTACATGTTGGTCCCTTGCATTTTTGGCCCCAAGTCAAAACTATTGTTAGTATATTGCTATTTTTGTGATGGGGTATAGATAGGAGTTTAAACAATTCAGCGAGAAGCTATCTGTTTGATCAGAAATCATTCTTGCTACTAGTTTACTTGGTAATTGACATAGCACTTactgtttgtatttttttttttttatatcaatatgCATAAATGGGAGCAAACTTCAAagatattcaaataaatttgctGCGCTAGCCATTTCTCTCCCTTCgccctgatttttttttaattcccttattattttggtttattACTGTCAGGGAATAAAAACTCAGGCCAAAGAAAACGGTAAATTCTTAATAACCTTcgtttgtttgaaattttatttcagatgatagaaatataaaatttaatttcttcttcaaTGTTTTAGATATTGTTAATATTGTTGTTTTATAACTAAGGGACCCAGATgattgtgagtttttttttatttttgatttttaaagtaatatgAGTTTGACAAAATGAGAGATGAAatgattttttacttaaaaagaaaaaaaaattaataatgggTAAAGTGAAACCCATTTAAGAGCCCAAATAGAGGTGATAGATGCAAATACTCTAACTGCTGTTACATTTTGGTGTGTTgttaggtgcacctagcattattgttggtgcacccaacacttaAGATGAAATAACGAAAATATTCTTGATCCGTAAGTTTTTTACGGATCAAATTGATCCGTATGTTTAATAtcaacatacggatcaacttaatcCGTATCAaccttatggatcaacttgatccatacgATTTACGGACCACCTTCAGGTACACCCATCACAAATGCGAAAAAAACACAGGGgcaattttggtatttttagaAAATCCGGGTGCATCTAGCAACACCCTACATTTTATTGGGTTGCATTATGTTTTGTAAGTTCATTGTGACGTCCAAAACATTAACCACGTATTGTTTCCAAGAATTAATCCATAAAAGAACTCCACAAGATTCCTCCACATTTCCAATCCATGAGTCTGCGTGTATAATCACAACATTCCAATACGTacagttttttcttcttcactggTAACAAGTATAAAATTGACTCCAGAACCATACCCAGCACTCCCTCTCTTGATTCCTTTTTCATTGAAAACAAGGGAAGTAATTTCCTAATTACATACCCAGCcagaattttgttgtttttcttacGAAAACAAATAGCATTCTTGGGCTATAGAGGCGTCCAACCCataataaaggaataaagggGAATGATTCTGGGCTACAAAAGGCTAAGTGCGGCCCAGTAAGAATTGTACACTTGTTCGGCTTCCCTAGAGTGTAACTCAACCCTATTAATTTAATACTAACCCaaacaaaaatagtttaatCCAACTTTCACTCAATTATTTAACTTCCAACTAATTATTTTCATACAcacataataatttgtgtatttttattaaaataaataacatatactttttaaaatcgTTTTAGcttatttaaaatacaattattaattagaaatatcAACTAAAACATTAgcaagcaaaaataaaataaaatactaatctttttaatttttgcaaaTAAAGAAGATGTTACACTTAATATGATTAGATGGATGCAtgttaaagtaaaaaaggatgCAGGGTTGAAGTAGTTTCTTCTGTAGTCTATTTGTACAATTGCTCTTCATTAACAAAGACCGAAGACCAAACATAACATGAAGAACGGA includes these proteins:
- the LOC102662711 gene encoding polyadenylation and cleavage factor homolog 4; protein product: MSEYAVASWLFERDYPHPAVDLGVAKALGRHVEVSERQRKRKQFPASITHSFINGQQHQSPRALIEAYGSDKSQQTSSSKSLLVEPLDINGIDNMSTSLQNTEEEEFDWEDMSPTLLSSTIGFSRERPVVPANATLSEQDASKGWGIRDFRHAPLGEVPRFQNQINYSLGSSQPHDPSKISLHLSNSSQHNFNNRGRARSLTIPPVDNIRNTDINPYLVRPTSFEIRPSTNLNVTRPPTLNPITPLQKRVRNQFEATHTSDPIVNHVNKSSFMPEQSFDRIENKDASISKIHQLPNQHPGLISSNQQNHGQAPQLQFFPSQDPTPSQFSPGSSLQLHDASISTAMSNPLHGIQFPSPVQSFANNPFIRYTSLISSLMSQGVISLANQLPAQDSIGTEFNPDILKVRHESPANALYRDLPRQCKTCGLRFRCQEKHSSHMDWHVTKNRMSKSCKQKPSRKWFASLKLWLSGAEALGTESVPHFLATESIDYEERKDHEEFAVPTEEDQSTCALCGESFDEFYSDEMEEWMYRGAAYLNAPARKTSAGMDRSQLGPIIHAKCRSDSNLQCANEEDTRRKRMRS